Genomic DNA from Longimicrobiales bacterium:
GGTGCGAGAACAGCGGCGAAACCGCCGGGTGCGAAAGCGGCCCGCACGCGAGCGATCAGATCGGGGGGTGCGGCTGCACCGGTGCCGGTCCTTGCGGTCAGGTGGTCGATGAACCGATCGGCGGTTGTGCTCACCCGGCTGGATCCGCAACGCGACGAGTTGCGGGCCCGACCCACTCGCGGCACACGCGGATCGGCAGGACCTTGGCCGGATTGGCGAGGCCGAGAGGATCGAATGCGCGACGGATATCGCACATCACCGCCATTTCCTCTTCACTGAAGATCATCTCCATGTATTCCCGCTTGTCGAGGCCCACGCCGTGTTCGCCGGTGATCGTACCGCCGGCTCGGACACAGGTGATCATCATCTCCTTCGAAGCGAGCTCGACGCGCCGTACCTGGTCCGGGTCGCGGCGGTCGAAGACGAGCGTCGGGTGGAGATTACCGTCGCCCGCATGGAACATGTTGCACATGACGAGGCCGTGACGCGCGGCGATCTCGTATATCTCACGGAGCGTTGCCGGCAGCTTCGAGCGCGGCACAACGGCGTCCTGCACCAGGATATCGGGCGCGATGCGGCCCATGGCTCCAAACGCCTTCTTCCGCGCGTACCAGAGGCGCTGCCGCTCGGCTTCATCGGTGGCGCGCTGGACCTCGCGGGCACCGCCCTGCCGGCAGATCTCCACCGCCTCGTCCGCATCCGTCTTCACCGCGGCGGGACTGCCATCGAACTCGATGACCAGCGCCCCGGCGATGTCGGTAGGCAGACCGGCGGCATACGCGCTGGCTTCCACGGCGCGGATGGCCTCACGATCGACCATCTCGAGTGCGGCAGGCAGGAGGCCCGCGGCGATCAGCGCGGAGACGGCGCGGCTGGCGTCATCCACGTCGTCGAAGAGCGCGAGCAGCGTTTCCACGGCTTCCGGGATTGCGAGGAGCCGTACCGTGATCTCCGTCGCGATGCCGAACGTGCCCTCACTGCCCACGAACACGCCGACGAGATCCAGCCCGCCGTCCGCCGCGCCCGTGTCCAGCTCGATCACATTCCCATCTGTAGTCACAACTGTCAGTCCGACAATGTGATTCGTGGTTGTCCCGTACTTCAGGCAGTGCGGTCCGCCAGCGTTCTCCGCGACATTCCCGCCAATCGTGCACACGGTCTGCGAGCTCGGATCGGGAGCGTAGTACAGTCCGGCACCCGCGACGGCCGCCGACAGCTCGACGTTCACCACTCCGGGCTGAACGCGCGCGCGACGGTTGCCGGCGTCCACATCGATGATGGAGTCCATGCGGGCCAGCGAGATCACCACTGCATTGCTCAGGGCCAGCGCACCACCCGACAGGCCGGTCCCCGCACCGCGCGCAACCCAGGGAATGCCGGCGTCCGCCAGGATACGGACGCACTGCGCCGTCTGCGCGGTGTCGCGCGGCAGCAGCACGGCCCTCGGCCTGAACCGGTAGGCGGTCAGGCCGTCCGACTCGTATACGAGCAGGGATCCCGCATCCGTTATGACCCCGGCGCCGTCGAGGATCTTGGTCAACCCTGCCAGCACCTCACGCGGCAGACGCTCGCCCGGAGGCTGTGCCACCGGCCCCCCTGTCGTCAAAGTCTGATCCCCCACGATTCTCAGGCGCGTCCAGTCGCACGCAGGTACGCCAAGTACGCCTCGACAGCCGCCTCGGCGAACGGACGCAGTCCGCTCTCGAGCGACTCGCCGTAGAGTTGGTCAGTGATTTTCCCGACATCGCGCGCCCCGGCATCGAGCGCCGCCTGGACCTGGCGAAGTCGGTCCTGACGATGCTCCACGTACCGGTCGATGGCCTCGTCCGGATCCGTAAACGGCGGTCCGTGAGCAGGATAGATCACTGATGCGTCGAGCGAGCGCAGCCGCTCCAGCGAGTCGAGATACGCCCCGAGCTCGCCCTCGGGAGCCGCTACGACTGCGGTGTCCGACCCGCCCATCATCAGGTCACCGCAGAAGATGGCCGATGCCGCCGGCCAGTGCAGCGAGATGTGGTCGGGTGCATGACCGGGCGTACGCACGATCACCAGTTTACCTTCATCCGTCTCGACGCTCGCTCCGTCGGCCAGCAGCCCGCCCCCGGCAGCCCGTGCCGCCCCGCCGGTGCTCTTGCGGACCGACCCCGTATCGGACCCGGGACCCGGTTTCCGAACCCCGGCCGTTCCCCGTCCACTCTCCCTGCCCGCGTGCCCTCCGAGCAGCGCTGCGCCCGTGCGTTCCGCCAGCTCCAGGGCGCCCGTACTGTGGTCGGGATGATCGTGAGTCACGATGATCACCGCCCGCCGTGCTTCACCGGCGACGCCCGCCAGCGTGTCGAGATGCGACGGGTCCGCAGAGCCAGGATCGATGATCGCCACGATGCCCCTGCCGACCACATACGTGATGGTGCCGTCCATGGTCATCGGCGACGCATTCGGCGCGAGGAACGAGCGGGGCCGCAGGTGCATGGAAGTGTCCTTGGCGCGATTGAGCGACGCAGCCGTCTGCGCAGCGACGCCTGCGCCATTATACCGCATGCTGCGGCCGCTGGCACGGTGCACCGGCTGTGCCGCTGTGTTCGACATGGGTGGATGAAACGGCTGACATGGTTTGCCGCAGTGCGGCGGCAGGGCGACGTAGGGCGGTCGTGCGGGTCGTGCTGGTCGTGCTGGTCGTGCTGGTCGTGCTGGTCGTGCTGGTCGTGTCCGGGTAACCTCTGCGGGCGTTTCGAGCGGTAACAAATGACGTCAGCCTTACCCCGACCACCCGCCGGCAGCGCGTGGGGAAGGTTTGCCAGCGTTACAGGCAGTGGAGGCGACCCCACTCGCGTTGCGCACGAGGTCGGGGTAAGGTTGACCCGGCAATGCGCCGTCAACACGGCACCGCAGCGGCCGACGCGCACCTTGGGGTAGAGTTGCCGGCGCCTCCCTGGTGCCCGTGTCGCCCGATGTCCAGCGCCCCGTCGCGTCCCGGCGTCGCCCATGACTGGCGCCGCACCCGTCCCGGCGTCACCCCCTCTGGCCCACCCCCGTCCGGCGCCACCCGTCCGGCGTCACCCCGTCCCGGCGTCTCCCATCCGGCGCCGCCCCGTCGGGTTCGCGGGGCGACGCCGGGTGCTGTCTACCGGCGCTCGGCCATGAATACTTCGGCGAGCTTGTCGGCGATCATCTCGACGGCTTCCTGGTCGCCGCGCGTGAATGCGTCCTTCGTGCGTGCGTCGATGTCGATCTGGCCGAAGATCTCGTCGCCGGCGCGAATCAGCACGACGAGTTCCGCCTTCGTCTTCGGGCTGCACGCCAGGTAGTTGTCGATCTGCGTGACGTCGCCGACGTTCTGGTTCTTCTTCTCGGCGACCGCCGTGCCGCAGACGCCTTTGCCCACCTCGATGCGCGCATGCTCCGTCGACGTACCCATGTAGTTGTGGAGCCAGAGGATCTGCTCGTCGGGGTTGAACAGATAGACCCCGACGAAGTTGTAATCCACGTCGCCCGCCTTGAGCTGCTTGACGGACTCGCGAAGGATGGCGTCCGAGAGGTATCCCTCGTCACGCATCTCCTGGATCCGCTTGATCAGCTTGCCTGCATCCACCATGTCCTGAATTCCCTTCCTGACTGTCTCGATCAGCCCCGCGCCGGCGCATCTCGCCGGCTGCTACGGAATGCCGATCACGGCTGCGGCTCGTGAGCCGGCGCAGTCCACGCCAGCAGCCACTGCCACTCTTCCCGGCGCCGCACCGGGTCCGTCACGTCGTAGAGCGCCTGGATCCGGCGCCCCACTGCGTCCTCTTTGAACAGCCACAGATGATACTGCGGTACTGCGGCCTGCGTCCCGCCCAGCCAGCGGGCCACGTTCTCGACGCGCTGGATGTGGACACGCGTGCCCGCATGGTGCGCCTGCTTCTCGACCAGGGCGCGATACTGACGCCAGTCCGACTCGGTCGGCGAGATGAGGCGCCACTCGAGCTCGTCCCGCGGCAGCTCCCGCGCGGGATCTTCCTCTGCTGGGCCGAAGATGGTATCGAGTCGCGGCAGCAGGACGGCGCGCCGCACTCCCGCGGCCAGGCACTCGCACCAGACGACCACGCGGCCGAGGTAGAGATCCCAGGGTATCTGGATCGGGACCGTCATCCTGCGTGACCTCGCCCGCCGCCCGCCGCATCCGGACCTGGTCCGCCGCGTGGCAGAATGTCCCCTTCAATCAGTACCGCACGTACCGGCGAGCTGTCCGCTTCCACCAGCCGCAGCGGCAGGGCCACCAGAGTGTACTCGCCCGGTTCGACGTCGACGAGCACCACATTCTCGAGGATGGCGACGCGGCCCCGTACGAACGCGTGATGCGCATCGAGCGATTTCGAATCGACGGGGTCGACCGACGGGGCGTCCGTCCCGACCAGCCGGACCCCCGCAGCCGCAATCTGCCGCGCCAGCTGCGGCGCGATATGCGCGAAGGCCGCCGGGAACTCGGTCTCATCAACCGCCGCGCGGGTCCGGAACAGGATGCGCTCCACGCTGCCGAGATCCACTCCCGCCACGTCGTCGATCGATATTTCGCGCACCCCCGTCACGTCGACCACGAGGCAACGGCCGATGTATGCCGCGAGTGGCATGCGGGCCGCGGTCTCGCCGTCACGGGTCACGTGCCGGAAACCGTCCGCGTGCGTGCCCGCATGCACCGATGTCGCGAGAGAGGCGACGTTGACCGAATCGCCGCGGTCCATGCCCAGCGTCCACTCCAGGTCGACTCGCCGGTCGCCCGGCCATGTGGCCGTCTCCGCGCCGAGCGGCTGTGAAATATCGTGGATGCGCATGAGGCGGAGGAAGATAGCGCTGGGCCGGACGACGTGCCAGTGAACGGATCCGCCCGCCGAATCGGGAGCGTGTTCGAGTGCGAAGCCCATCGGTCTTCGGACCAGCCCTGACGATTTACTTCGCCGGATCCGCCTCACTGGTGCCCGACGTGTTCGCGCCCGGCCCGATCAGGGACGCGATGGCCTCGAGCAGTACGGAGGGTCTCGACGGCTTGTGGATGATGGATGCGCAGCCCGCCCGATCGAGACTGTCGCGGTACACGTCACCGAACGCGGTGTGTGCGATAACCGGCATGTCGCGCGTGCGCTCGTCCTCGCGCAGGGCGCATACCAGATCGCATCCATCCCGGTCCTGCGGGTCATTGAGCTGGATATCGATGACGGCGAGGTCCGGCTGCTGCGCCTGCGCGACCGTTATCGCATCATCGTATGTAGCGGCCGCCAGGATCGAGTAGCCGCGGAAGCTGAGCAGCGTAGTGTATATCATCAACTCGTCCTTGTTGTCCTCGACGACGAGTATGGTCTTCCTTATCTGTTTTTCCCCCACATCACCTCCGTGGCGGGTCCGTGCGCCCGACGCTCGAACGCTCCGGGCAAGTTATTGTCCGGAGCGTTCGGCTGCCAGTGCGTAAGTGCCAATTACGGCAACCAGTTATCCGATTCCGACAACTTCTGGCAGAAGCTGGCGATCAGTCGCGACGTGGCCTCGAGGTCACTGACGCTCACGATCTCGTTCGGCGAATGCATGTATCGGTTGGGGACCGACAGCACTGCGGTCGCCACGCCGTGTCGCGAGAGATAGATGGCGTCCGCATCGGTGGCGGTGTAGCGAGGCGCGGCAATGAGGGTGAACGGGATCTTCTCCTGCTCGGCTATCTCGGCGAGGCGTTCAACGAGCCGCGCGTTGGTTGCGGAGCCCCGCGTGATGACGGGACCGCTTCCGAGCTTGTGCTCCCCGACTGCCTTCTTCTCGATGCAGGGAGCGTCGGAGGCGAAGGTGACATCGACCACGATGGCGATGTGCGGATCCACGGTGTAGGCGCTCGTGCGGGCTCCACCGCCGGCGTAGCCGATCTCTTCCTGGGTCGTCGCCACGGCGGCAACCATGGCCTTCGACTTCTTCTTCGCGAGGAGGCGCAGTGCCTCGAGAACGACGAACGCGCCTATGCGGTTGTCGATCGAGCGGCTCGCGATCAGGTCATCGCCGAGCTCCACGAGCTGCGCGTCGATCACTCCGGGATCGCCGACGCGGAC
This window encodes:
- a CDS encoding MBL fold metallo-hydrolase, with product MSNTAAQPVHRASGRSMRYNGAGVAAQTAASLNRAKDTSMHLRPRSFLAPNASPMTMDGTITYVVGRGIVAIIDPGSADPSHLDTLAGVAGEARRAVIIVTHDHPDHSTGALELAERTGAALLGGHAGRESGRGTAGVRKPGPGSDTGSVRKSTGGAARAAGGGLLADGASVETDEGKLVIVRTPGHAPDHISLHWPAASAIFCGDLMMGGSDTAVVAAPEGELGAYLDSLERLRSLDASVIYPAHGPPFTDPDEAIDRYVEHRQDRLRQVQAALDAGARDVGKITDQLYGESLESGLRPFAEAAVEAYLAYLRATGRA
- a CDS encoding cyclase family protein; its protein translation is MGFALEHAPDSAGGSVHWHVVRPSAIFLRLMRIHDISQPLGAETATWPGDRRVDLEWTLGMDRGDSVNVASLATSVHAGTHADGFRHVTRDGETAARMPLAAYIGRCLVVDVTGVREISIDDVAGVDLGSVERILFRTRAAVDETEFPAAFAHIAPQLARQIAAAGVRLVGTDAPSVDPVDSKSLDAHHAFVRGRVAILENVVLVDVEPGEYTLVALPLRLVEADSSPVRAVLIEGDILPRGGPGPDAAGGGRGHAG
- a CDS encoding response regulator, producing the protein MGEKQIRKTILVVEDNKDELMIYTTLLSFRGYSILAAATYDDAITVAQAQQPDLAVIDIQLNDPQDRDGCDLVCALREDERTRDMPVIAHTAFGDVYRDSLDRAGCASIIHKPSRPSVLLEAIASLIGPGANTSGTSEADPAK
- a CDS encoding FAD-linked oxidase C-terminal domain-containing protein, producing the protein MAQPPGERLPREVLAGLTKILDGAGVITDAGSLLVYESDGLTAYRFRPRAVLLPRDTAQTAQCVRILADAGIPWVARGAGTGLSGGALALSNAVVISLARMDSIIDVDAGNRRARVQPGVVNVELSAAVAGAGLYYAPDPSSQTVCTIGGNVAENAGGPHCLKYGTTTNHIVGLTVVTTDGNVIELDTGAADGGLDLVGVFVGSEGTFGIATEITVRLLAIPEAVETLLALFDDVDDASRAVSALIAAGLLPAALEMVDREAIRAVEASAYAAGLPTDIAGALVIEFDGSPAAVKTDADEAVEICRQGGAREVQRATDEAERQRLWYARKKAFGAMGRIAPDILVQDAVVPRSKLPATLREIYEIAARHGLVMCNMFHAGDGNLHPTLVFDRRDPDQVRRVELASKEMMITCVRAGGTITGEHGVGLDKREYMEMIFSEEEMAVMCDIRRAFDPLGLANPAKVLPIRVCREWVGPATRRVADPAG
- a CDS encoding GAF domain-containing protein, with product MVDAGKLIKRIQEMRDEGYLSDAILRESVKQLKAGDVDYNFVGVYLFNPDEQILWLHNYMGTSTEHARIEVGKGVCGTAVAEKKNQNVGDVTQIDNYLACSPKTKAELVVLIRAGDEIFGQIDIDARTKDAFTRGDQEAVEMIADKLAEVFMAERR
- a CDS encoding M42 family metallopeptidase, yielding MDTQFLKKLLDTPAPSGFETAAAALWREEARKFAASVDGDVSGNSIAIVNPDGSPRVMLAGHIDEIGVMITHVDDDGFLYFEGIGGWDPQVLVGQRIRLLTRAGDVIGVVGKKPIHLMKGDEKDKVSKIEDLWIDIGAKDRDAATAGGVRVGDPGVIDAQLVELGDDLIASRSIDNRIGAFVVLEALRLLAKKKSKAMVAAVATTQEEIGYAGGGARTSAYTVDPHIAIVVDVTFASDAPCIEKKAVGEHKLGSGPVITRGSATNARLVERLAEIAEQEKIPFTLIAAPRYTATDADAIYLSRHGVATAVLSVPNRYMHSPNEIVSVSDLEATSRLIASFCQKLSESDNWLP